A window of Mycolicibacterium madagascariense genomic DNA:
CATTCACCACCCCCACCGGCGCCACCCATCACTCCACCGCCCCACCCCTGCTCGGTGACCTGGTCCCCCTCAAGGCCAGCGGCATCGAAATCCACCTCAGCGACCTCCTCGCCGCCTGAGGGGCGCAAGGCCGACCGGCTAGCCTGGCTCGGGTGAGTGATCGCGTCGCGCAACGAGCTGGAATACCGCCGTTCTACGTCATGGACGTATGGCTGGCGGCGGCGGAGCGCCAACGCAGTCACGGCGATCTGGTGAACCTGTCCGCCGGTCAGCCGAGTGCCCACGCTCCCGCCCCGGTTCGCGCCGCGGCGGCCGACGCACTGGCGCACCACAACCTGGGATACACCGTCGCACTGGGCATTCCGGAACTCCGCACCGAGATCGCCGAGTCCTACGCCACGCGGTACGGAATCACCGTGCACCCGGAGGACGTCGTGGTCACCACGGGCTCGACCGGTGGGTTCCTCCTGTCGTTCCTGGCGTGCTTCGACGTCGGCGATCGCGTGGCCGTGCCCAGTCCGGGCTATCCGTGCTACCGAAACATCCTGTCGGCGCTGGGATGCCAGGTCGTCGAGTTACCGTGCGGTCCCGACACCCGGTTCCAGCCGACCGTCGAAATGCTCGCCGCGATCCAACCGCCCGTCAAGGGCGTGGTGCTCGCCAGTCCGGCCAACCCCACCGGCACCGTCATCCCGCCTGCCGACCTGGCGGCGATCGCCGCGTGGTGTGAAACGAACGGCGTCCAGCTCGTCAGCGACGAGCTCTACCACGGTCTGGTCTACCCGGGCGCTCCCGCAACGAGCTGTGCGTGGGAGACCTCGGGCGAAGCCATTGTGGTGAACAGCTTTTCGAAGTACTTCGCCATGACGGGGTGGCGGCTGGGCTGGCTGCTGGTACCGCCGGCGCTGCACCGTGCCGTCGACCGGTTGACGGGTAACTTCTCGATCTGCCCGCCGACGCTGCCGCAGCTGGCGGCCGTTGCGGCGTTCACACCCGAATCTCTCGCAGAAGCCGACGCGCTCGTCGAGGGCTATGCGGTCAATCGGGAGATGCTGCTGCGCGGTCTACCGGAGATCGGTTTGCCGAGACTTGCCCCGGCCGACGGCGCGTTCTACGTCTATGCCGACGTGTCCGATTATTCGACGGATTCGCTGGACTTCTGCGCTCGACTGCTGGCCGACACGGGGGTGGCCATCGCACCGGGCATCGACTTCGACACCGTGCACGGCGGCGGATACGTACGACTGTCGTTTGCCGGCGCCACGTCCGACATTGCCGAGGCGTTGACGCGGATGGGGCCCTGGCTGGCCGCTCAGCGTTGACGCCGATTGCGGCGGGCCGGTCGCCGTGGCTCAT
This region includes:
- a CDS encoding pyridoxal phosphate-dependent aminotransferase; translated protein: MDVWLAAAERQRSHGDLVNLSAGQPSAHAPAPVRAAAADALAHHNLGYTVALGIPELRTEIAESYATRYGITVHPEDVVVTTGSTGGFLLSFLACFDVGDRVAVPSPGYPCYRNILSALGCQVVELPCGPDTRFQPTVEMLAAIQPPVKGVVLASPANPTGTVIPPADLAAIAAWCETNGVQLVSDELYHGLVYPGAPATSCAWETSGEAIVVNSFSKYFAMTGWRLGWLLVPPALHRAVDRLTGNFSICPPTLPQLAAVAAFTPESLAEADALVEGYAVNREMLLRGLPEIGLPRLAPADGAFYVYADVSDYSTDSLDFCARLLADTGVAIAPGIDFDTVHGGGYVRLSFAGATSDIAEALTRMGPWLAAQR